From the Lathyrus oleraceus cultivar Zhongwan6 chromosome 4, CAAS_Psat_ZW6_1.0, whole genome shotgun sequence genome, one window contains:
- the LOC127135908 gene encoding uncharacterized protein LOC127135908, translating to MKAHLQAQGDGIWEAVENGPHNPTSMVNGVAIPKVKSSYDEDDKKRILNENKAINLLQSALIMDDFFRTSQCKSAKEIWDTLVETREGIADVKRSRLNTLSQEYEMFIMHLEERTVALQQRSIHLTNHLIALTKTFANDDLNLKVLRSLTIEWKPKVTAISEKKSLSTITSASLFRKLQEHELELRRLEKHEIQEKKSKGIALKVDSKEDKDDGTPEENKNFMLLIKRLGKKEFKNKKAYGAWKDNEIISSSGSESDECANLAFMASHHSDDEEDEVNNDFSLYGSDAQGAINELLKECKILYKTISSQNKLISSLKEKVVTMEKDIEDEKQKMISEKQNFVCLKTTSNIWYLDSGCSKHMSGDINKFSNLVLKAKGYVTYGYNNKGRILGIEKVESPPFTSIEDVLYVEGLKKDLLSISQLCDKGFKIKFAKDECLIEDEVTHEVKLKYMFLFSFEVLKLGYSIWSFALRVMDSGLANQTRAPPKADSSFRPSTYGVLAAVSSCCPPPKGRFLCVTHPFATGNTTSRPTCMCKACRHRSS from the exons ATGAAGGCACATTTACAAGCACAAGGAGATGGTATATGGGAAGCCGTTGAAAATGGTCCGCATAATCCAACTAGTATGGTTAATGGTGTTGCCATTCCTAAGGTTAAAAGTTCTTATGATGAAGATGACAAGAAAAGAATACTTAATGAAAATAAAGCTATCAATCTTCTTCAAAGTGCATTAATTATGGACGATTTTTTCCGTACctctcaatgtaaatcggcaaaagaaatatgggacacTTTGGTGGAGACTCGTGAAGGAATCGCTGATGTTAAAAGATCCAGATTGAACACATTGAGTCAAGAATATGAAATGTTCATAATGCATCTCGAAGAACGCACTGTTGCATTGCAGCAAAGATCTATTCACTTGACGAATCATTTAATTGCACTCACAAAGACCTTTGcaaatgatgatctcaaccttaAAGTGCTAAGATCCTTGACTATAGAATGGAAACCAAAAGTGACAGCTATATCGGAAAAGAAAAGTCTTTCTACCATAACGTCTGCATCATTATTCAGAAAACTCCAAGAACATGAACTTGAACTTAGAAGACTTGAAAAGCATGAAATTCAAGAGAAGAAATCCAAAGGAATTGCTTTGAAAGTAGATtcaaaagaagataaagatgatggCACACCAGAGGAAAATAAAAATTTCATGCTCCTTAttaaaaggcttg gcaagaaggaattcaagaATAAAAAAGCATATGGTGCATGGAAAGATAATGAGATAATTTCTTCGTCTGGATCGGAAAGCGACGAATGTGCAAATTTAGCATTTATGGCTTCACACcattccgatgatgaagaagatgaggttaATAACGATTTTTCTCTTTATGGTAGTGATGCACAAGGTGCCATAAATGAACTTCTTAAAGAATGCAAAATTCTGTATAAAACAATATCATCACAAAATAAACTAATTTCATCTCTAAAAGAAAAAGTCGTGACAATGGAAAAAGATATCGAAgatgaaaaacaaaagatgattagtgaaaaacAGAATTTT gtatgcttgaaaacCACCTCAAATATTTGGTATCTCGATAGTGGTTGTTCCAAGCATATGTCGGGAGACattaacaaattttcaaatctagtgcttaaggccaagggttatgttacATATGGAtataacaacaaaggaagaattcttggcatagAAAAAGTTGAATcaccacctttcacatccatCGAAGATGTTCTGTATGTTGAAGGACTAAAGAAAGATCTTCTAAGTATTAGtcaactttgtgacaaaggctTCAAGATCAAGTTTGCCAAGGATGAATGtttgattgaagatgaagtcaCACATGAGGTAAAACTCAAGTATATGTTTCTCTTTTCTTTTGAGGTGTTAAAACTTGGCTATTCAATTTGGTCCTTTGCCTTGAGAGTCATGGACTCTGGACTAGCTAATCAGACGCGAGCCCCTCCTAAAGCGGATTCCTCCTTTCGCCCATCAACCTACGGGGTATTAGCAGCCGTTTCGAGTTGTTGTCCCCCTCCTAAGGGCAGGTTCTTATGCGTTACTCACCCGTTCGCCACTGGAAACACCACTTCCCGTCCTACTTGCATGTGTAAAGCATGCCGCCATCGTTCATCCTGA